The DNA window caggaccctccGAGATCCTGATTTAACAAGCCCATAACTGCCCAACCACGTACTCACATCGTGGTCCTGCACAGCTTCATTATAAAACtgtacagtgaccactttattttcCATGTCGGACAGGGGCTCAACCTCAAAATTGCTGAGGGGGGCcttgtccttcccctctctaaagaggttccagaacctctccaggacattagcGTTTTTAAAGCTGATTTAAGAAATATCGGCGTTTCCTGgaaccttcaccaggcagttcaggtcACCAGGCACAAAGCCCATGGCTCGCTGAAGGACTGCCCGACTAAATTCCAGGCGggtcatacctgtcactctcctgtcctgtccaCTCACTTTTGGGGCAGCAGCTCCATTTCCTCCACTGGTGGCAGCTGGCCCAGTGGTGCCCTCAGCGGCTGCACCACCTACCCCTTGCTCCACCAGAGGACccacactactgctgctgcccccTTCTCCACTGGGCAGGAGGGTCATGCGGACGGCGTGATGTCTTCTGACACCTGGCTGGACTCCTGTCGCcatcctccctctcactcaggCCGGACCTTTAGCCGTTGGAAGAAAAAGCAGACACAGCGCTCAAAGATGTTGATCAAAGATCAGCTCCCCTGGTGCAGTGGCACCTCCCTTCTTGTAGAAGACGCCATTAAATAGGGTTTAAGTTATTGTCTTTTGAATCTGAAGGTGTTTGTTATGGTAACCTGCTACAAGGTCTTTAGTAATCTCGCTGTGTTTATTAGAGAAGAAGCTGAGCGACTTCAATGGAAGTTGCTGCAATAATCGCACCTTTGTCTTGGATATAAGGCTGTAAGAATTCGATCCGATGcaaaatatgttaaataaaaaGGCGATGCATGTTGCATACTAAACATACCTTTGACGTTTGTAGGACCACTCTTTTGGATTCCTCTACAGCCCAGGTAATTTGCAAAAATGAACACGTTTTTTTTGTAACCATTGTTTTAAGCAACTTATTGCTCAAAGTGATAATGTAACATACTTTGCTTTGAAgataactgaaaaaaatacatatttcgaATTAATGAAACgtaataaatgtacaaatagCGGGTTTAAAGACTGCGTCCCTTTGTTCCGAAGGAGGACGGGCTTAAGGCATCAGCCAATAGTCTACCACAAAATTTGGTCTACGAGCGGCCTCCAATGAGAATCAGTCTAACGTCGCTCGCAAAAAGGGCCTGTATATTTGCATAGAGAGCTTTCATAATGCAGACGAACGACTATTTGTGTCTGTCTCTAGAAAAATGCCTGAGCCCCCGAAGTCTGCGCCCAAGAAGGGCTCAAAGAAAGCCGTCACTAAGACCGCTGCGAAAGGAGGGAAGAAGCGTCGAAAGTCCAGGAAGGAGAGCTACGCTATCTACGTGTACAAGGTCTTGAAGCAAGTGCATCCTGACACCGGCATTTCATCCAAGGCAATGGGCATCATGAATTCTTTTGTGAACGACATTTTTGAGCGTATTGCTGGTGAGTCTTCCCGCTTGGCTCACTACAATAAGCGTTCTACCATTACTTCAAGGGAGATCCAGACTGCAGTGCGCCTCCTTCTGCCAGGAGAGCTGGCCAAACACGCAGTGTCTGAAGGCACTAAGGCCGTCACAAAGTACACCAGCTCCAAGTAACCTGTGATGCAACAAATCAAAccaaaggctcttttaagagccacCCACGTTTTCTATGAAAAGCGGAATTTCACCGTTTCTCTAGCATGTTGGTTTATTGCTAATCTATCGGTAGCTATTGCAAAGGCAGCACGGTGACCGCTTTAGATATTTTTGCGCTATTTGGTGCGCTGGTCATATACACATGCAGGAGGTCCCCAAGCAAGTCTGATCTTATGTTGAATCAAGTAGTGCTCCTTGGTTAGGCGTTCTTAATTGTGGGCGGTAGTGATGGGAATTCCGGCTCTTTTAAAAGAGCTGGCTCTTTCGGCTCCCAAGTGGCTCTTCAGATTTTTTGgtgtttaaattaattcattaccaAAAATAACGtaaaattatatgtaaaatgaATTACTAATATAAAAACCATACATTAtatcaaatgtttattatttatatggcTTATTATACTCAATAAGGAGCAGAgtgctacaaaaaataaattataaagtacaaaaacaaagacccAACTCAATTAGACAAAAGGTCCAATCTCAGATTGTATTTATTAACTTTTAACTATTTACAGTGAAACAACATAGAGAAGCTTAGAGAATCAcactttacaaaataataacacaataaggtttttgaaataaacaataataataataataataataataatgactcaGTGGGTAAAGGCAAGCACTTAAACAAGTAGAACAGCCTGgcacataaatacatttacatcaaGTAACGGTAATGCAGCCTTTAaaaccaggaaaaaaacaacttctGTACCATACCTCAATATAGCAGTATTCAATATAGctcagtgcagagacacacacgtcacacatcGTGTAGTTGACCAATCACGTGCGGcttgaacagaaaaaagaaaaaacaaagcgGCTCCCAGGCAGGAGCCGGCTCTAAGAGCCGTTTCGTTCGCGACCGACACATCACTAGTGGGCGGGAAAGGCAGGGTAGAAGTAATGCAGGCTACGTTGGTGTATGGCGATGCATAAATACAATAACACTAGTTATGTAAAAAAACTAGTTGGCTACAAGCATATTTTAGAATGTACATTACACTTACGTAGGCTTTGTGACTATGGTGAACATCGTTtgaatgtgtaaataaaatgcattgaattCAAATGACGTAGTACATGTACTATGATGTTGATATCATTCAATatgtttaaatttaaaatgcattgtaatTAGATAACGATTGATAACGCTCTATAAAAATCCAATCAGTTGTGGTATAAGTATCCGTTTGACTGCTGCAATGAAACCCACCAAGAGACACTTCGTAGCCAATGTACCTTGAGAGATTTAAATGCGTTGTGCTAACATAAACATGAACCAAACAAACGTTTGTAGAAAACTCCCTGTTGAGATGAATATATGTGTAGCCGATTGTTTGAACAGCACAGGCATGATGCACAAATGTTCACATTATGTAAACATTGTTTAAAGCAAGGTATTGCTAAAAGGGAGAGTGTAATGTACCTTGGTTATAATGTAGGTAACAGCAGAGTAATCTACATTAAGAATTcataaagattttttaaaaagtgtaagAATTAATTTCGCGCgaattttaaaaaagtgaattGTCTTTGTTCAAAAGGAAGACCGTTATTTTTGTATACCCGCCATATTCAACCAATACATTTAGTAAATAATTCCGTGGACAAACAGCTTCCAATAAGAAGTGGTCTGACGTCATCGGTAAAAAGCGCATGTAAATTTGCATAGATCGTTGGGCGGACACTTGAATTACGGGACGGGATCACGTTCTCGTCACATCATCGTACGAAATGCCTGAGCAAGTAAAATCCGCGCCCAAGAAGGGCTCAAAGAAAGCCGTCTCCAAGACTACTGCGAAAGGAGGAAAGAAACGCAGAAAGTCCAGGAAGGAGAGCTACGCTATCTATGTGTACAAGGTGTTGAAGCAAGTGCATCCTGATACCGGCATTTCATCTAAAGCCATGGGGATAATGAACTCCTTTGTGAACGACATTTTTGAGCGTATTGCTGGTGAGTCTTCCCGTTTGGCTCACTACAATAAGCGTTCTACCATCAGCTCAAGGGAGATCCAGACTGCAGTGCGTCTTCTGCTGCCAGGAGAGCTGGCCAAACACGCAGTGTCTGAGGGTACTAAAGCCGTCACAAAGTACACTAGCTCCAAGTAACCTGTGATGCAACAAATAAAACCGaaggctcttttaagagccacTCACGTTTCCTATGAAAAGCAGAATTTCTTGGTTTTGGAGCCAACTACAAactttgttgtgagcgagacaatggctgcttctaggtccaacgcaatgcaaacgcattccccggtttTCcggtttctattttttaaaagacaaatacagactaccgccacctgctggtgtggagagttattacctcccgcaggcgcagaacgtacgtgcaactcggccgttcggcggaccgtcgttgcggtgtattcggcacagccaacattaacgacgcgtatcgacgcgaggcgattCTTTTACCATTTGGGATTGAATCAAAATTGGTCTAACTCATGCTAACCATGAAAGGCGATAgtgtttcctgtttgtttctatGCCATGTTGTGGTGAGTTCAGCAATCACTTCAATTAACTCACCAATGAGTGAGTTTCCTCACTTCTTTCAGAGTATTTCAGAGCCGCTTTGAAATGACAAGAGGGAGACAAGTGAGAAGagaaattttgttttttgtttttgtttagcaTGACTATGAATCACTTGCAAATTGTATTTCACTG is part of the Conger conger chromosome 15, fConCon1.1, whole genome shotgun sequence genome and encodes:
- the LOC133111247 gene encoding histone H2B-like codes for the protein MPEPPKSAPKKGSKKAVTKTAAKGGKKRRKSRKESYAIYVYKVLKQVHPDTGISSKAMGIMNSFVNDIFERIAGESSRLAHYNKRSTITSREIQTAVRLLLPGELAKHAVSEGTKAVTKYTSSK
- the LOC133111241 gene encoding histone H2B-like, which codes for MPEQVKSAPKKGSKKAVSKTTAKGGKKRRKSRKESYAIYVYKVLKQVHPDTGISSKAMGIMNSFVNDIFERIAGESSRLAHYNKRSTISSREIQTAVRLLLPGELAKHAVSEGTKAVTKYTSSK